Proteins from a single region of Dyadobacter fanqingshengii:
- a CDS encoding YfbU family protein: protein MTSNTTIPESIPLIERQLLINQCKILSIISDEKEREINEKRIEILEKGYTGLYPKVFNSLYEEVPISVYTEISNIMKMYGHINESIKRLSNEEKEMLDLAKIDFEGFDQDSGMHYYMMSYLVDRMDEHGEYKGRQLKAHNSSCMIKYNKMLSVYSSHENNKNTHFALTDLQRFIDAVLETQA from the coding sequence ATGACCAGTAACACTACGATTCCCGAGAGTATTCCTTTGATCGAGCGCCAATTACTCATCAACCAATGCAAGATACTATCGATAATCAGCGATGAAAAAGAAAGGGAAATCAATGAGAAACGGATAGAAATTCTGGAAAAAGGCTACACCGGTCTTTATCCCAAAGTCTTCAATTCGCTGTACGAAGAAGTGCCTATCAGCGTTTACACCGAAATTTCCAACATTATGAAAATGTATGGACACATTAACGAGTCGATCAAGCGGTTATCCAACGAAGAAAAAGAAATGCTCGATCTTGCTAAAATTGACTTCGAAGGTTTCGACCAGGACAGCGGCATGCATTATTATATGATGTCTTATCTCGTTGACAGAATGGATGAGCATGGTGAGTATAAAGGCCGGCAGCTGAAAGCTCACAACAGTTCTTGTATGATTAAGTATAACAAGATGCTTTCTGTATATTCAAGTCATGAAAACAATAAGAACACTCACTTCGCCCTGACCGATTTACAACGTTTCATAGATGCAGTCCTGGAAACGCAAGCGTAA
- a CDS encoding replication-associated recombination protein A: MSLITTPLAERLRPRTLDDFVGQDKLLGPNGPLRRAILQNTIPSMIFWGPPGVGKTTLALLIAETTKRQFYNLSAISSGVKDLREVLARPSGLFPAILFIDEIHRYNKSQQDALLGAVEKGQVTLIGATTENPSFEINSALLSRSQIYILEAFGEKELKELIERALTKDQFLKEKNVTFTSYDALMRLSGGDGRKLLNLLELIILGKGQEKDIVITDEWVTEVAQQNIARYDKSGEQHYDIISAFIKSLRGSDPNGAVYWMARMIVAGEDPSFIARRMLIMASEDIGNANPTAMIMANACMQAVNVIGYPECRIILSQVAIYLATSPKSNASYMAIGDAIELAKNTAHLPVPLHLRNAPTKLMKQIGYGKEYKYSHDFEGNFARQNFMPDELKGKKLFDPGFNAREEEIRKKLQNWWGDWYGY; this comes from the coding sequence ATGTCGCTGATTACCACGCCACTCGCTGAACGCCTCCGGCCCAGAACACTGGATGATTTTGTAGGCCAGGATAAGCTTTTAGGCCCCAACGGCCCATTACGCAGGGCTATTTTGCAAAATACCATCCCTTCCATGATTTTCTGGGGACCCCCGGGAGTGGGCAAAACCACATTGGCATTACTCATTGCCGAAACCACAAAAAGACAATTTTATAACCTCAGCGCCATCAGTTCCGGTGTGAAGGATTTGCGGGAAGTTTTGGCCAGGCCATCCGGGTTGTTTCCTGCCATTTTGTTCATTGATGAGATTCACCGCTATAATAAAAGCCAGCAGGACGCATTGCTGGGTGCAGTGGAAAAAGGTCAGGTTACATTGATCGGCGCTACGACTGAAAATCCCTCTTTCGAGATCAATTCGGCACTTTTGTCCAGAAGTCAGATTTACATTCTGGAAGCTTTTGGTGAAAAAGAATTGAAAGAACTGATCGAACGAGCGCTCACAAAGGATCAGTTTCTGAAAGAGAAAAACGTCACATTTACTTCCTATGACGCATTAATGCGCCTTTCCGGCGGTGACGGACGTAAATTGCTCAATCTGCTTGAACTGATTATTTTAGGAAAGGGCCAGGAAAAAGACATTGTTATTACAGACGAATGGGTTACGGAAGTCGCGCAGCAGAACATTGCACGTTACGACAAATCCGGTGAACAACATTACGATATCATTTCCGCTTTTATCAAATCCCTTCGCGGGAGTGATCCGAATGGTGCGGTTTACTGGATGGCGCGCATGATCGTGGCGGGTGAAGATCCTTCGTTTATTGCGCGCAGAATGCTCATTATGGCCTCGGAGGATATCGGGAATGCTAATCCCACGGCTATGATCATGGCCAATGCCTGCATGCAGGCGGTGAACGTCATTGGCTATCCCGAATGCCGCATTATCCTGTCACAAGTGGCTATTTATCTGGCAACCTCACCCAAAAGTAATGCAAGTTATATGGCTATTGGCGATGCGATTGAGCTGGCCAAAAACACAGCCCACCTGCCCGTTCCCCTGCATTTACGCAACGCCCCCACCAAGCTGATGAAGCAGATCGGCTATGGGAAAGAATACAAGTATTCGCATGATTTTGAAGGAAATTTTGCCCGGCAAAACTTCATGCCGGATGAACTGAAAGGGAAAAAACTTTTTGATCCCGGCTTCAATGCCAGGGAGGAAGAAATCCGTAAAAAACTACAAAATTGGTGGGGAGACTGGTATGGTTACTGA
- a CDS encoding RNA polymerase sigma factor, protein MAHLRYKQEEELCFWDQFRKGDENAYACLYRSYVHILYQYCSQFTIDKPLIKDCIHDLFVELWRNRMTLGDTTSVRFYLMASIKRKLVRHLNAQQKHTSNEDIPVEYWHINTPSHENHLISEEEFESTNQHLNVAINGLPRRQREAIFLKFYMNLNNHEIADLMKINIQSVYNLVFGALGNLKKQMTLDRLTF, encoded by the coding sequence ATGGCTCATTTACGCTACAAGCAAGAAGAAGAACTCTGTTTTTGGGATCAGTTCAGAAAAGGCGATGAAAATGCTTATGCATGCCTGTACCGCTCTTACGTTCACATTCTTTATCAGTATTGCTCTCAGTTTACGATTGACAAACCACTGATTAAAGACTGCATCCACGATTTATTTGTAGAACTCTGGAGAAACCGAATGACGCTGGGTGACACCACTTCCGTTCGGTTTTATCTTATGGCGTCTATCAAAAGAAAGTTGGTCCGCCACTTGAACGCGCAGCAAAAGCACACAAGCAACGAAGATATTCCGGTTGAATACTGGCATATCAACACGCCTTCTCACGAAAACCATCTGATTTCTGAGGAAGAGTTTGAATCAACCAATCAACACCTTAATGTAGCGATCAACGGGCTCCCACGCCGCCAGCGCGAGGCCATTTTCCTAAAATTTTACATGAACTTGAATAACCACGAAATTGCAGATCTGATGAAAATCAACATTCAGTCTGTTTATAACCTGGTTTTTGGCGCATTGGGCAACCTTAAAAAGCAAATGACGCTGGATAGGCTGACCTTCTGA
- the ade gene encoding adenine deaminase, whose translation MKINVVNIFEKTISQAELHIADGFIKEINITGPENPLLHYAMPGFTDAHVHIESSMLTPAQFARLAVVHGTVSTVSDPHEIGNVLGMEGVEFMINDGKRVPFKFCLGAPSCVPATIFETAGAVINAEQVGQLLASGDIGYLAEVMNFPGVINEDPDMIAKIKWAKHYNKVIDGHAPGLRGEAAKKYASHGISTDHECFTYDEAKEKIGYGVKILIREGSAARNFDALIPLIAEFPEKIMFCSDDKHPDSLVAGHINVLVKRALALGYDIWDILLAACVNPVLHYSLPVGLLRKGDPADFIIVDNLHALNVLETWIDGALVAKDTVSLIPDLRSAHPNQFVCEPKTPLDFICKNEKKSETQIRVIEALEGQLITNEIMTHAKQEGDVILADPDHDILKITVINRYENTHPAVAFIKNFGLKRGAIASSVGHDSHNIICVGCDDESIAIAVNMIIEAKGGISAVGNEKRHLIPLPIAGIMTDMDGYAVAASYTSLDNFVKEELQSALQSPFMTLSFMALLVIPSLKLSDKGLFDGVNFRFVSLSL comes from the coding sequence ATGAAAATCAACGTTGTCAATATTTTTGAAAAAACCATTTCCCAGGCTGAACTGCACATTGCCGATGGATTTATAAAAGAAATCAACATTACCGGCCCTGAAAATCCTTTGTTGCATTATGCCATGCCTGGCTTCACGGACGCGCACGTACATATAGAGAGCTCGATGTTAACGCCCGCGCAATTTGCCCGGCTCGCGGTTGTTCATGGGACGGTTTCAACAGTTTCGGATCCGCACGAAATTGGTAATGTGCTGGGTATGGAAGGCGTTGAATTCATGATCAATGACGGCAAACGCGTGCCTTTCAAATTCTGCTTAGGAGCACCATCATGCGTTCCTGCCACGATTTTTGAAACGGCCGGCGCTGTCATTAATGCAGAGCAGGTAGGACAATTGCTTGCCAGTGGGGACATCGGCTATCTGGCGGAAGTCATGAACTTTCCGGGCGTAATTAATGAAGATCCTGATATGATCGCGAAGATCAAATGGGCTAAACATTATAACAAGGTGATCGACGGCCACGCGCCCGGCCTGCGTGGAGAGGCTGCAAAAAAATACGCTTCTCACGGCATTTCCACTGATCATGAATGCTTTACGTATGATGAAGCAAAGGAAAAAATCGGCTATGGAGTCAAAATTCTGATCCGTGAAGGAAGTGCCGCACGAAATTTCGACGCCCTGATCCCGCTCATTGCGGAATTTCCGGAGAAAATCATGTTCTGTTCCGATGACAAGCATCCGGATAGCCTGGTTGCAGGACACATTAATGTGTTGGTTAAAAGGGCATTAGCATTGGGGTATGACATTTGGGATATCCTGCTGGCGGCTTGCGTAAATCCTGTGTTACATTATAGTTTGCCCGTTGGCCTGCTGCGAAAAGGTGATCCTGCTGACTTTATTATTGTTGACAATTTGCATGCATTGAACGTGCTGGAAACCTGGATTGACGGAGCTTTGGTTGCCAAAGACACCGTATCGCTCATCCCCGACTTGCGAAGCGCGCATCCCAATCAGTTTGTTTGCGAGCCGAAAACGCCACTGGATTTTATTTGCAAAAACGAAAAAAAATCTGAAACCCAAATAAGGGTCATCGAGGCGTTAGAAGGTCAACTGATTACCAATGAAATCATGACGCATGCGAAGCAGGAAGGCGATGTGATTTTGGCTGATCCGGACCATGATATCCTGAAAATTACCGTGATCAATCGCTATGAAAATACGCATCCCGCAGTTGCATTCATCAAAAATTTCGGATTGAAGCGCGGAGCGATTGCTTCCTCAGTCGGGCACGATTCGCACAACATTATATGTGTCGGTTGCGATGATGAAAGTATAGCGATCGCCGTGAATATGATCATTGAAGCAAAAGGCGGGATTTCGGCCGTTGGGAACGAAAAAAGGCATCTGATCCCGCTCCCTATTGCGGGCATTATGACGGATATGGATGGCTATGCCGTGGCGGCATCCTACACATCGCTCGACAATTTTGTGAAGGAAGAGTTACAGTCTGCACTTCAATCGCCGTTTATGACATTGTCATTTATGGCCTTACTCGTGATTCCTTCTTTAAAACTGAGCGATAAAGGACTTTTTGATGGAGTAAATTTCAGATTTGTTTCATTAAGTCTTTAA
- a CDS encoding AraC family transcriptional regulator, whose translation MKPQLLKVPKGLQKSFSIRRDVVLYFYNRWHYHPELELIHIEQGSGTQFVGDNIQNFQSGDLLLIGPNLPHYWRCDEKYFQRESQLYAQATVVHFSLDLFGNAFLDLPENKAIRELLLKARFGMKLLGEGTENVKKLLQELLDQKSGNPVISLLQILENLAHCAEMKTLSHTHYQEEYDQYDTDRINQIYQYSIGNFQKKISIEEISEIANISPHSFCRYFKSRSRKTYSQFLLELRIGHACKLLSETKLPVAQICYESGFNNFANFNKYFKIHTGKSPLAYQKEFRKIAVHLPNLEITI comes from the coding sequence GTGAAACCGCAATTACTGAAAGTCCCCAAAGGCCTGCAAAAATCGTTCAGTATCCGGCGCGACGTAGTCCTTTACTTTTATAACCGCTGGCATTACCATCCCGAATTGGAGCTTATTCACATTGAGCAAGGTTCCGGCACGCAATTCGTGGGCGACAACATTCAAAATTTCCAGAGCGGCGATCTGCTTTTAATCGGCCCAAACCTGCCGCATTACTGGCGTTGTGACGAAAAATATTTCCAGCGCGAAAGTCAGTTGTACGCACAGGCAACGGTTGTGCACTTTTCACTGGACCTTTTCGGTAACGCGTTTCTGGATTTGCCCGAAAATAAAGCCATTCGCGAATTACTGCTTAAAGCCAGGTTTGGAATGAAACTATTGGGTGAAGGGACGGAAAATGTGAAAAAGCTTTTGCAGGAACTGTTGGATCAAAAAAGCGGAAATCCGGTTATTTCACTTTTACAAATTCTTGAAAATCTGGCACATTGTGCTGAAATGAAGACTTTATCGCACACACATTATCAGGAGGAATATGATCAGTATGACACGGATCGCATTAACCAGATCTATCAGTATTCAATCGGTAATTTCCAGAAAAAAATCTCTATTGAAGAAATTTCGGAGATCGCGAACATCAGCCCGCATTCCTTTTGCCGCTATTTCAAAAGTCGCAGCCGCAAGACTTATTCGCAGTTTTTGCTGGAACTAAGGATTGGGCATGCTTGCAAATTACTGTCTGAAACGAAGCTGCCTGTTGCCCAGATCTGCTATGAAAGCGGGTTTAACAATTTTGCCAATTTTAATAAATATTTCAAAATCCACACCGGCAAGAGTCCTTTGGCCTATCAGAAGGAATTCCGGAAAATCGCCGTTCACCTGCCAAACCTGGAAATAACCATATGA
- a CDS encoding UxaA family hydrolase, translating to MASQLLKIHPSDNVIVALRDLPVNADVAWAGSHYSLPYGVSAKHKFVTEDIETGGAIIMYGVLVGRASQPIKKGEPITTFNLKHDSQDYSTANRQPYTYIQPDVSKWEGRTFRGYHREDGRVGTYNYWLVVPLVFCENRNVLIMKDAFERELGYAQTDIYREHVRDFLHLYQSGDLRTIKSMEAFTEREPVRKKQERPFKNVDGVKFLTHEGGCGGTRADANTLCALFAAYAVHPNVAGITVLSLGCQNSELKTLEDEIKKRDPNFNKPFFAFEHQKGTEYSLMSGAIKETFMGVTKINEFERSDAPLSKLSVGLKCGGSDGFSGISANPVLGHLSDIVVGLGGQTLLAEFPELNGVEQELINRCVTEEKAAKFEKLMRDYAGKAEAVGSAFAFNPSPGNIKDGLITDAIKSAGAARKGGNAYITDVLNYTERATESGLQLVCTPGNDVEATTGQTAAGANIILFTTGLGTPTGNPICPVAKVATNTTLTNRMPDVIDFDCGPVVDGAQSLEQNAEALLEYVIRVASGELTKAQQLGQDDFIPWKRGVSL from the coding sequence ATGGCGTCACAGCTTTTAAAAATACATCCTTCTGATAATGTGATCGTTGCATTGCGCGATCTGCCGGTGAATGCCGACGTGGCATGGGCGGGCAGTCACTATTCGCTGCCTTATGGTGTTTCGGCCAAGCATAAGTTTGTGACGGAGGACATTGAAACGGGTGGCGCTATCATTATGTATGGTGTACTTGTGGGCCGCGCATCGCAGCCTATTAAGAAGGGCGAGCCGATCACCACATTCAATCTTAAACATGATTCACAGGATTACAGCACGGCCAATCGTCAGCCTTACACTTATATCCAGCCGGACGTAAGCAAGTGGGAGGGCCGGACTTTCAGAGGATATCATAGGGAAGATGGCCGCGTAGGCACATATAATTACTGGCTTGTGGTGCCGTTGGTGTTTTGTGAAAACCGCAATGTATTGATTATGAAGGATGCGTTTGAGCGTGAGCTCGGTTATGCGCAAACGGACATTTACAGAGAACACGTTAGGGATTTCCTGCATTTATATCAAAGCGGCGATTTGCGCACCATTAAAAGCATGGAAGCATTCACCGAACGTGAGCCGGTGAGAAAGAAACAGGAACGTCCGTTCAAGAATGTGGATGGCGTTAAATTTCTGACGCATGAAGGCGGCTGCGGTGGAACACGGGCGGATGCGAACACGCTTTGTGCGCTTTTTGCAGCCTATGCGGTGCACCCTAATGTGGCCGGAATCACGGTTTTGAGCCTGGGTTGCCAGAATTCAGAACTGAAAACATTGGAAGACGAGATCAAAAAACGGGATCCGAATTTTAATAAACCATTCTTCGCATTTGAGCATCAGAAAGGAACGGAATATTCATTAATGTCGGGCGCCATCAAGGAAACATTTATGGGCGTTACCAAAATCAATGAGTTTGAAAGAAGCGACGCCCCTTTGTCTAAACTTTCTGTCGGACTGAAATGCGGCGGTTCGGACGGATTTTCAGGCATATCGGCTAATCCTGTTTTAGGACATCTTTCTGATATCGTTGTCGGGTTGGGCGGCCAAACATTATTAGCTGAATTTCCGGAGCTTAACGGCGTGGAGCAAGAGCTTATTAACCGTTGCGTTACAGAAGAAAAAGCAGCGAAATTTGAAAAACTAATGCGGGATTATGCAGGTAAGGCTGAGGCCGTTGGGTCCGCATTTGCATTTAATCCTTCACCCGGAAATATAAAGGACGGACTGATTACGGATGCGATCAAATCTGCCGGGGCAGCCCGGAAAGGGGGTAATGCATACATTACTGATGTGCTGAATTACACCGAGAGGGCCACAGAATCGGGCCTGCAACTGGTTTGCACGCCCGGCAACGACGTCGAGGCAACAACCGGCCAAACTGCGGCAGGAGCAAACATTATCCTCTTCACAACCGGCCTGGGAACTCCAACAGGAAACCCGATTTGCCCGGTTGCAAAAGTGGCGACCAACACCACACTAACCAACCGCATGCCGGATGTGATCGATTTCGATTGCGGGCCCGTTGTAGACGGCGCTCAAAGTCTGGAACAAAATGCCGAAGCATTGCTGGAATACGTGATCCGCGTTGCCAGCGGCGAGCTAACCAAAGCGCAGCAGCTGGGGCAGGACGATTTTATCCCCTGGAAGAGAGGAGTTTCTCTATAA
- a CDS encoding SDR family NAD(P)-dependent oxidoreductase translates to MFDLSGKTALVTGGASGIGLAISQTFAKQGAFVHILELNSELASQVVNQIVADGGQAEAHAVDISKQADVVNVINVIATNHTINILVNNAGIAHIGKADNTSEIDFDRVINVNVKGVYNCLMAAIPHLKTNGGGVILNMASIAATVGIPDRFAYSTAKGAVYSMTLSVARDYLADGIRCNSISPARVHTPFVDGFISKNYPGKEEEMFEKLSKTQPIGRMAKPEEIGALALYLCSDEAGFITGCDYLIDGGFEKLNN, encoded by the coding sequence ATGTTTGATTTAAGTGGAAAAACGGCATTGGTGACAGGAGGAGCAAGCGGAATTGGCCTTGCGATCTCGCAAACCTTTGCAAAACAAGGCGCATTCGTCCATATTCTTGAACTCAATTCCGAGCTTGCCAGTCAGGTTGTTAATCAGATTGTTGCCGATGGCGGACAAGCCGAAGCCCATGCAGTGGATATTTCCAAGCAAGCCGATGTGGTGAATGTGATCAATGTTATTGCAACAAATCACACCATTAATATTTTGGTTAATAATGCCGGGATCGCGCATATCGGCAAGGCTGATAACACATCTGAAATTGATTTTGATCGGGTGATTAATGTCAATGTAAAAGGCGTTTATAACTGCCTGATGGCGGCTATCCCTCATTTGAAAACCAATGGCGGCGGCGTGATTTTAAACATGGCATCCATTGCGGCTACGGTCGGCATTCCAGATCGGTTTGCTTATTCTACGGCTAAGGGTGCGGTTTATTCGATGACATTATCGGTTGCGCGTGATTATCTGGCGGATGGAATTCGTTGCAATAGTATTTCACCTGCACGGGTGCATACGCCGTTTGTGGATGGATTTATCTCAAAAAATTATCCTGGGAAAGAAGAGGAAATGTTTGAAAAACTTTCCAAAACCCAACCGATCGGCAGAATGGCCAAACCAGAGGAAATTGGTGCATTGGCATTATATCTGTGCTCCGACGAGGCTGGATTTATCACCGGCTGCGATTATCTGATTGACGGAGGATTTGAAAAATTAAATAACTAA
- a CDS encoding fumarylacetoacetate hydrolase family protein has translation MKLFRFGAFEQEKPGVELPDGKKLDVSAFGEDYNEKFFATNGLNRLSEWLIANAATSPEVAEGFRYGSCVARPSKIVCIGMNYAKHAYESGATELPKEPIVFFKSTSALCGPNDQVIIPRNSEKTDWEVELAVIIGKRASYVEEAEALSYVAGYAVHNDYSERAFQMERGGQWVKGKSNDTFAPLGPYLVTADEVGNANDLNLWLTLNGKKIQDSSTSDMIFQVPFLISYLSQFMTLLPGDMITTGTPAGVGLGMKPQMYLKAGDVVELGIEKLGAQKQEAIAWKLL, from the coding sequence ATGAAACTTTTTCGATTTGGTGCTTTTGAGCAGGAAAAACCGGGCGTAGAACTGCCCGACGGAAAAAAACTGGATGTATCTGCATTTGGTGAAGATTACAATGAGAAATTTTTTGCCACCAATGGCTTAAACCGCCTTTCCGAATGGCTGATTGCCAATGCTGCAACCAGCCCGGAAGTTGCAGAAGGTTTCCGATACGGCTCTTGCGTAGCGCGTCCGTCCAAAATCGTGTGCATAGGCATGAATTATGCAAAGCACGCATACGAATCCGGAGCCACAGAATTACCAAAAGAGCCTATTGTATTTTTCAAATCCACTTCTGCGCTTTGCGGACCTAACGACCAGGTGATCATTCCAAGGAATTCAGAGAAGACTGACTGGGAAGTTGAGCTGGCTGTAATTATTGGTAAGAGAGCGAGTTATGTGGAGGAAGCGGAGGCATTGAGTTATGTAGCAGGTTATGCTGTTCACAACGATTATTCAGAACGCGCATTCCAGATGGAACGCGGCGGACAATGGGTGAAAGGAAAAAGCAATGACACTTTTGCGCCGCTGGGGCCTTATTTGGTTACCGCCGATGAAGTGGGCAATGCCAATGATCTGAATCTCTGGTTGACATTAAACGGAAAGAAAATCCAGGATAGCAGCACGTCTGATATGATTTTCCAGGTTCCGTTTTTGATCAGTTACCTGAGCCAGTTCATGACGCTGCTGCCAGGAGATATGATCACAACGGGAACGCCGGCGGGAGTTGGTTTGGGGATGAAGCCTCAAATGTATCTGAAAGCAGGCGACGTGGTTGAACTGGGTATTGAAAAACTGGGCGCACAGAAACAGGAAGCCATCGCCTGGAAACTGCTTTAG
- a CDS encoding amidohydrolase family protein yields MVIDSHQHFWIFDQDRDSWITPEMQVIRKNFLPEDLKPVLKSNGVDGCVAVQASQSKSETDFLLQLAEANDFVKGVVGWVDLQAADLYDQLEKYSQFEKLRGFRHVVQGEAEGFMLQPVFIKGVGQLVAFDFTYDMLIRQDQLKEAFNFAVKLPHVHFVLDHIAKPLIKNGEMQPWATDIRNLAELSNVSCKVSGMVTEADWRNWEKADFRPYLDVVFEAFGTERLLYGSDWPVCLVAAEYEGAKGILTDYLSMFSDSELQKVMGKNAVDFYGLDI; encoded by the coding sequence ATGGTAATCGATTCGCATCAGCATTTTTGGATATTCGATCAGGATCGTGATTCCTGGATCACGCCGGAAATGCAGGTTATCAGGAAAAACTTTTTACCAGAAGACTTGAAACCAGTCTTGAAATCTAATGGCGTAGATGGTTGCGTGGCCGTGCAGGCTTCGCAATCCAAGTCGGAAACGGATTTTTTGTTGCAGTTGGCGGAGGCCAATGACTTTGTAAAAGGCGTTGTCGGCTGGGTGGATCTGCAAGCGGCCGATCTGTACGATCAGCTTGAAAAATATTCGCAATTTGAGAAACTGAGAGGTTTCAGGCATGTTGTGCAGGGAGAAGCGGAAGGTTTCATGTTGCAACCCGTATTTATCAAAGGCGTCGGCCAGCTCGTCGCATTTGATTTTACATATGACATGCTGATTCGTCAGGATCAGCTGAAAGAAGCTTTCAATTTTGCTGTAAAGCTGCCTCATGTACATTTTGTCCTGGATCACATTGCCAAGCCTTTGATCAAAAACGGCGAAATGCAACCCTGGGCAACGGATATCCGCAATCTCGCAGAGCTTTCCAATGTAAGCTGCAAAGTTTCCGGAATGGTCACCGAAGCGGATTGGAGAAACTGGGAAAAAGCGGATTTCAGACCTTACTTAGATGTAGTTTTCGAAGCATTCGGGACAGAACGACTTTTATATGGTTCTGACTGGCCGGTTTGCCTCGTTGCGGCTGAGTATGAAGGTGCGAAAGGCATACTAACGGATTATCTGAGCATGTTTTCCGATTCGGAATTGCAGAAAGTGATGGGCAAAAATGCGGTAGATTTTTATGGTCTTGATATATAA
- a CDS encoding L-rhamnose mutarotase codes for MKKYCLAVDLVNDPVMIAEYEQYHKKARPEIAESILDAGITQMEIYRIGERLFMIMETEDDFSFENKAQMDAANAQVQEWEQLMWKYQKALPSAKPGEKWVLMDKIFALK; via the coding sequence ATGAAAAAATACTGTCTTGCGGTGGATCTGGTGAATGATCCGGTTATGATTGCTGAGTATGAGCAATATCATAAAAAAGCCAGACCGGAAATTGCAGAAAGTATCCTGGATGCTGGAATCACCCAAATGGAGATTTACCGGATCGGCGAACGCCTTTTTATGATCATGGAGACCGAAGACGATTTTAGTTTTGAAAATAAAGCCCAAATGGATGCGGCCAATGCGCAGGTTCAGGAGTGGGAACAGTTAATGTGGAAGTATCAAAAAGCCCTGCCATCCGCCAAACCAGGCGAAAAATGGGTATTAATGGATAAAATATTTGCCCTCAAATAA
- a CDS encoding endonuclease/exonuclease/phosphatase family protein, whose product MSCTLLSSRPRKAVEIKVMSFNIRHGLNRSEESNLRDILKIINEHKPDLIALQAVDSLVGSGKVQFQLRQIAVQTGMHYVYGEADRSENGSQGVGILSTWEFEKTQTIDLPKTAGADPKVLLCGLVKPARGLTFRFCNARLEYASVMDRALQAAYINQMLVNSVQPVLLGMDMGARPNEQPYFSFRKNWQDAAQGSQLETWNEGLPGDRLDYIFALLNNKVRIRNYKVIRNYPQVSDHYPILATIEFW is encoded by the coding sequence TTGTCTTGCACATTACTTTCTTCCCGGCCGCGTAAGGCTGTGGAAATCAAAGTGATGAGTTTTAACATCCGCCATGGGCTGAACCGGAGCGAGGAGTCGAACCTGAGGGACATTCTGAAAATCATTAACGAACATAAACCCGATCTCATCGCGTTGCAAGCGGTTGATAGTCTGGTTGGTAGCGGAAAAGTGCAATTCCAGCTTCGGCAAATTGCTGTCCAGACGGGCATGCATTATGTGTATGGGGAAGCAGACAGATCTGAAAACGGGTCGCAGGGGGTAGGGATCTTATCCACCTGGGAATTTGAAAAAACGCAGACCATCGACCTGCCGAAAACAGCAGGGGCAGACCCGAAAGTATTGTTATGCGGCCTTGTTAAACCTGCCAGAGGACTCACTTTCCGCTTTTGTAATGCAAGGTTGGAATATGCATCGGTGATGGACAGGGCTTTGCAAGCGGCATACATTAATCAGATGCTCGTAAACAGCGTCCAGCCTGTGTTATTGGGGATGGATATGGGCGCGCGGCCAAATGAACAGCCTTATTTTTCATTCCGGAAAAATTGGCAGGACGCAGCTCAGGGATCGCAGCTGGAAACCTGGAACGAAGGACTGCCCGGCGATCGGCTCGATTATATTTTTGCTTTGTTGAATAATAAGGTAAGGATCAGGAATTATAAGGTAATCAGGAATTACCCGCAGGTTTCGGACCACTACCCAATACTTGCCACCATTGAATTTTGGTAA